In the Balaenoptera musculus isolate JJ_BM4_2016_0621 chromosome 20, mBalMus1.pri.v3, whole genome shotgun sequence genome, AAGCCGAggagtggggtgtggggggcGGAGAAGTGGGGAGACTTGGAGACCGAGGCTTGGGGGATGGGGATGAGTCTCAGAATCTTCTGCCCCCGCCCCTCCGTCCCGCGTGGTGTGTAGGGTGTGCAGCTACCTGGGAGACCTGCGTCGCTGCGCCCTCAGGGGCCGCTGTTGAGAAGTAGCAAAAGGGAGAAGTGAATAAACCGCAGCTCCCGGCGCGGGCTCCTGGGCTTCCGCGGGGTGGCTGCAGTGCAGCCGGAGCCACCACCCGCACCTCCGTCGCCGGGCTCGGCTGTGCTCTCTGACCTCGGTGTTTGTCTCGGCCCCGCGGGCACCCCGCAACTGCGCAATAACCCGGCCGGGCGGGGGTCCGGCTCAGGGCCAGCGAGGGCCAGGGCCGGCGTCGTGTCCCGACCGCGGGTTAGCAGCGGGAGGCTGGAGTGCCGGGGAATGCTCGTTCCCTTGCCTGCATTAGTGCGCTGTGCCGATCCGCCCGGGAGCGTGGGGCTCCCCTGGAACCTGGCTTCAGGTAGAGGAAATCCTCAACACCGCTCCCCAGGAAGGACTTCCCAAAAGAAACAGCCCCAAACCTCCGAGAATAAGCTGGAGGAAAAGACGCACTCAGGTGCCCTTGGAGGGGGATGCCTATCACCCCGCGACCCGGCCGTGGCAGGGGATAGATGGCAGTCCCTTCATCAGCTCAATAACTGGCAATTACCGGGGAATGGGGGAAGGGTAAGAAATACCCCTTGCAAGTCACAGCTATGTGGGAGACGGTCTTGCTCTATTTCAAAGTTTTGGGCTGGGCATTTCAACTCTCACCCTCCACCCACTTTCCCGTCTTTCCTCAAAATCCTGAGCCGGGCCAAGGAGAAGGGCACCGGGGAGAGGGCGGCAGAGCGGGCACCCGCTGCAGGTGACGTCTGGCCAGCGCTCCCTGCTGGGGGCGAGGCCTGTGACTCCACCTCACGGTGACCAAAGTCTCCTTGGGCATCTGCTGGTCCCCGCTGGGCTAATTACGAAAGCGGAGGAGGACGTGGGCAAGAAAGCAGCCCCCAGCCCGGCTCCAGCTTCCTGGGACTTCTGGGTCTGGGGAACGTGGAGGCCTGCGACCCTCGGAGACTCCTCCGGGTTCGGGCGCTATTTGCGAGGGCAAGAGTGGGATGGCATGAAGGTGTAGCTCTAGAGTGGGGACCCTCTTCCTTCTGCAGCTCGGACTTCAGGCTTCTGTCCCTCTTCTAGATGCAGGTCACACTGATAAGTCTGAAGCGGGTTTGCCGAAGGAGCGGACCCGTCTCCCCTCCTGGGCCACCCAGTTCACAGTGGAATACCAATTCCCGCCCTCCTCCCCGCTCCAAGATTCCACCCAGGAGCTGCAGCTGCGCCCGGCAGGGCCGCGGAGGACCCGCTGAGACGAGTGCCCGGGCGAAGGAGGTGGTCCCGCCTGCCTCGCAGTGCGGCGCGTAAGAGACCGGCTTCCGAACTTTTCCGCCTTGGGCTTGAGGACGCTTGCGCGCACTGTCCCGGGCTGTGGGCGGGcactggggcggggcggggaccCGGCGAGAGTGGGCCGGAGCTgcgggggcggggcgaggcgaGGCGAGGGGCGCGCGAGCCTGGGGAGTCGCGGCGCGCGGTCTGGGGTCGGGGCGGGACGGCGCGCGCGAGCCCGGGGTCTACGTGGGCACGCGGGCGGCGTGGGTGCGCGGGGGCAGGGCCAGGCGGCGCGCGCTCCCTGGCTTGCTGGGCTGCGGGCAGTGCTGGGGCGGGCCGGGATGGCGCCTCCCTCGCTCCGCCCAACTGTTTGCTCCTGGCGGCCCTGGCGGGGCTCCTGGGTCCCAGTGAGGTAAGGCGACCCGCTCCCGAGAAGCCTTCGGCCCGGGATCTCAAAGCGCTTTGCCAAAAGTTCGTGCTGGAAGGAGTGGCGCGCGGAGAGGAGACTAGGAGTTCTCCCCTtggagggctgggcctgggagggagagggcagagcccGCGCCGAGGCCAAACGCCCCAGCTCTTCTGCGCCTTGAACCCACAGGTGGTGGCTGAGCCGGCTGAGGAGGCGGGAGCCCGTTGTCCCGAGGGCCTGTGGCCTCTGCCCCCACAGGTGGGTGCCTGGAGGGCGGTGGGAGAGAGGAGTGTGAAGGGGCAGCCCAGTCCCGCCCTGGCCTCGCGGCACCCTCCACAGCCACCCTCTGAGCACCTCTGCCGGTTCCTCCGGCCCTCAAGTCACCAACGTCTCCATTCCAACGTAACGTCACGGGCCTGCTgtcctctctccaccccccaccccccccagagTCCCCCGGGGGCTCTAagctctcttctctccccctgTATAGGTGTCGCCAAGAGTGACCTACACACGGGTGAGTCCACGGCAGGTAAGTACAAGCAGGAGGCATCCTCAGTGTCTGCACTGTAAACAGCGAGCTCCTCGCAGGCTTTCTCCACCTTTTCTGCTCACCAGCTCCATTCTTTATCACTCCCCCCAGTAAGAGGCAACGTTCTTAGTCCCCGGACAGTGAGCCACAGGCCTTGGTCCTCTGCAGTGCTTGTCAGGAATCCTGTTGATCAGTAGCTGGCTGTGTGGGCAGGAGGCTGCAAGGGAAACTCTGAGGGTAGTAGGAAAAAACAACCTGTGCTCCagctctgctgtgtgactttggaagtCTCctgacttctctgggcctcatttttctGTAAGAGAGGTTATTAGTAACGTCCCTCCCCATGAAGAGTTAACAAATAGATGGGACAGCACTTTGGAAAAATAGGAAGCTGTCAGGAGTGTGTGTACCTCAGGTTACCAACCAAACTGTGGGTTCACCTTGTGTGGCTGCCTATTTTCATTGCAGTGGTTGGATAGCTTCTCTGTCCCTTTGGTTTTCCTtctgaaatatgttttttttgATCCTTGTAATAGCTCCAGGCAAAAGAGCTCATGCCACCTACCTGATTCCTTTTCCCAAACAACCCTTTCATTCCACTGTTCAGAAACCAGTGGCTCCTTATTTCTCACCTTATCATGGCCATACTCCCCTGTCTAGTTTTTTCAGAGCTCTACTCATTAAGTAAACCTCGTCCAACCTCCCCACATCTTTGGTTCCTCTCGTCTTGTTGGTCTGCTCACCACACATATGAGTTCGAGGCTTAATTCACACCCGCTGTACTTTTTCACCTGCTTATTCCCCTCAACACCTGGCCGTATCCTGACTTGAAGGGGGcagctccctgccctcctgccatCCATCCCCATCCATCTTCAAGCCCAGCATAGGAGTCAGCTCTCTCTTGAGAACCTTGCCTGATCATATGAGCCCTTATTTATTCATCACCTTCTCCAAATTTGTGTATGCTTATAATCTATCTCTTGTAATTTAACAACTAATCACTTGAGTTTCTTAGTTTGCTCTTTTCATTTGCGTTAGTTCTGTTCCCCTTGAGTTTCCTTTGCATTCCCTGCAAGCGGGAGTCCAGGAGTTCTCTTTTGGCATCTCCTACAGCATCTGGCACAAGTGCTGAGCGTCAGGTCAGCTCAATCAAGAATAATTAATAATTGATGAAGTGTTCCATCCTGAGATTGTGCACCTGCTGCTTTGTGCCCTGTATTTGGATGCGTTGGGGAGATGAGATTGAATTATAGATGGGGTCAATACATAGAAGAGCTGGTCTCTATTTGGGGAGTGCTTACAGTCTAGAACTGGGAACCGTAGAGCCACTGTGGCAGGTCTAGAGAAATATAGCTACAGAGTGTGGTCGGGTCTGGCAGGGTTCACACGCTGCTGTCACAGAAGTTGTGAGCTTTGAGGGGTGGCAGTGCGTGGAGAGGAGGGAATGAAAGTAATGCTCAGAGGCAAGAGGGGGTGCACGCCAGTATCTAGGGCCCTTTGTCCTTTCCTGAGCCCTGAAGGTGGAAGGGTCATCTGGCCATCCTGGGAGTCCCTTTAAGTTGGCTCCCCAGGATGGGAGAACTTGGGATTCTTAGGGAGGGATTTGGCTTGATGTCTCCATGCCTTTCCTCCAGGCTGAGGATGTCAGCTTCCTCTACCATCCCTGTGCCCACCCCTGGCTGAAGCTCCAGTTTGCCTTCCTGGCCCACATTTGCGTGGCCCAGCCCTTACTGACCCCTGACTCCAGCCTCACCCAGGATCGGGTAAGTGGTTGCTGAAAGGTGGTTGTCTGGCACTGGCAGAGGCTGCAGCCCCACGTGCAGGGCAAGGGGAATTCAGGGCCTCCTCTTGCTTGCTCCCCATCTTTGTCTTAGCTCTAACAGTTACCTCCTTTCATAGCCCCTGGTACTGGCAGCATGGGGGGTGGCACTGGAGATGGCATGGGTAGAGCCAGCCTGGGCTGCCCACTGGCTgaagaggaggaggcggcggAAGCAAAAGAAGGAGAAAGCATGGTTTCGCTCTGACAGTTTTTCTGGGCCCTATCCCTTGGTGCCAGCACCGGGCAGAGGGAGGCTGTGCCGGAGAGGGTGCGTGCAGGTGAGGGGTGCTGGCCGGGCTTGATGGTCTTTGGGTTGGTGGCCCAGGGTGGTGGTGTCATTGGGTAATCTGGGCAGGGAAAGGGTGACCGCTGTCTCTTCTCCTCTTAGGCCCCGGCTTTGGCCTTTACGCTGCGGAGCTGGAGGCCCCCAGGCGTAGAGGTGGCATCTAGAGGGCCTACACAGCTCTTTCCTAGTGGTGCCAAGAGGCGTGGACTGCGGGCTGCCCTTGGTCTCCAGCCCACCCCCTCAGCCCTGAGGTTCCGCTCTGTTTCCCCACGGAGCATGGAGGCCAAGCAGCCTATGTTGGGACCCCAGGGTGCAAGGGATAATGCCCCATCTGTGCCCACCGGCCCACTGCTGCTTGGGGGGCCTGGAAGCAATGTCAGTTCCAGGCTAGAGGCTCAGGTGCCCAAAGGGCAAAGCAGCCCAGGGGTCTGTGCCTGTCCAAGTCAGGCTTCCCCGGCCGCTCGGGCAGCAGCGCCTCCGCGGGCAGCCCGGGGCCCCACCCCGCGCACAGAGGAGGCCGCCTGGGCTGCCATGGCCCTGACCTTTCTGTTGGTGCTGCTCACCCTGGCCACGCTCTGCACGCGGCTGCACCGAAACTTCAGGCGTGGGGAGAGCATCTACTGGGAGCCCACAGTGGACAGCCAGGACACAGTGGCTGGTGAGAAGTTCCCCTCCTCACCTGCCCCGCCCCGCTCCCCTCCCCATGGCTTCCCTGCCCTTGActgctccccaccctgcccaTAGCGGTGCTGAAGCGGAGGCTGCTGATGCCCCCTCGCCGGGTCAAGCGCTCCCGCCGGagacccctcctcccacccacgcCGGACAGCGGCCCGGATGGGGACAGCTCCGAGTgacctgccccagccctgccactgtgGCAGGTCTGGCTCCTCCTCCCGCCGGGAGGCTGCGACCTCCGCCACGTGGACCGCGCGCAGGGCCGCCCCCTGGTGGCCAGATGGCGCAGTCCTGCCTAAGCGCTGCAAAAGGGCTGGTCCTTAGTGTGTGGTTTgctgggagggatggggagggggagagggaggagagaaaaaggagctGTCTCAGCCTCCGTTGCAAAAACTCcgtttttcttattaaattattttagtagAG is a window encoding:
- the TP53I13 gene encoding tumor protein p53-inducible protein 13, translated to MAWVEPAWAAHWLKRRRRRKQKKEKAWFRSDSFSGPYPLVPAPGRGRLCRRGCVQAPALAFTLRSWRPPGVEVASRGPTQLFPSGAKRRGLRAALGLQPTPSALRFRSVSPRSMEAKQPMLGPQGARDNAPSVPTGPLLLGGPGSNVSSRLEAQVPKGQSSPGVCACPSQASPAARAAAPPRAARGPTPRTEEAAWAAMALTFLLVLLTLATLCTRLHRNFRRGESIYWEPTVDSQDTVAAVLKRRLLMPPRRVKRSRRRPLLPPTPDSGPDGDSSE